AAGACCCAACTCCTGGAAGGCGCCGCCGGAGTGTTTGGGCAGGACAACGGACCGGCCGAGGCGCCGGTCGATTTGAAGGCGTTACATGCCAAGATCGGCGAGCTTGCGTTGGAGAACGATTTTTTGTCCGGCGCGCTCACCAAGGCGGGCCTGCTGAGCGCAAAGCGATGATCGACCGCGACCATGATCTGTCTGTCGTGCGCCAGGCGAAGGTCCTGAACCTTGCCCGCAGTACGGTTTACTATGAACCTCGGCCGGTTTCGGCCGAGGACCTTGTCTTGATGCGCCGGCTCGATGAGCTGCACCTCGATTATCCCTTCGCAGGGGCGCGCATGCTGCGATCGCTGTTGCAGCGTGAGGGCATGCAGATTGGCCGCCGCCACGTCGCGACGCTGATGAAGCGCATGGGGATCGAGGCGATCTATCGCCGTCCGAACACGAGCAAGCCCGCACCGGGCCACAAGATCTACCCGTACCTATTGCGCGGATTGAAGATCGAGCGGCCGAACCAGGTCTGGGCAATGGACATCAGCTACATTCCGATGCGACGTGGATTCGTCTACCTCGCGGCGGTCGTCGATGTGTTCAGCCGACGGGTGTTGGTCCATCGCGTATCGATCACGATGGAGACGATATTCTGCGTCGAAGCGCTCCAGGAGGCGTTGGCGAAGCACGGCAGGCCCGAGATCTTCAACACGGATCAGGGTAGCCAGTTCACCAGCCTCGACTTCACCGGCGTGCTGCTGGACGCGAACATCGCCATCAGCATGGACGGCAAGGGTGCCTGGCGCGACAACGTGTTCGTCGAGCGGCTGTGGCGCACTGTCAAATACGAGGAAGTCTATCTGCGTGCTTACGACAGCGTGCTCGAGGCGCGAGCATCGATTTCCAAATATCTGGCGTTCTACAACCGAGGACGTCCTCACTCGAGCCTTGACGAACGCACGCCCGACGAGGCTTACTTCGGCGCGCAAACGATGGTGACGGCCGCATGATCGTCGCCAACGATTTTGCTGCGGCTCTGGTCGGGCTTACGCCCTCCCGACGCCACAGCAAAATCGTAAAGCCCCGCCTTCAGCATAACCCGGCAGGAATCCACTTAATTTTCGCGGGGCGCTGTCCAAACAACCGGGGCCAGCTCTCGGCACCGTGATCAAACCGATCGAGCGGATGAACTGAACGCAGGTCATTCGTAGCGGGCGAGGGGCGGATTTGGCCGGCATTTCGTCCATCCTAGATGGCAACCGACCGGTCAACCGGCACGCCGTTCACTGTCCAATGGAGGAAGCATGTCCAAGCAGCAACTCGCAGCGATTTTGCAGATGAGCGCGCAATTCCCGCCGCCGGCCGACGGTAGTCCGGCGGACATGCGCGCGTGGTTCGAGGCGATCAACGCACAGACGCCGATCTCTGACGGCGCCGTGATCGAGCGGGTATCGTCAGGTCCCCTCGGCGGCGACTTGATCCGCTATCCCAATTCGGACGGCGGGCGCCTGATCATCTATTTCCACGGCGGCGGTTTCTTCTTCGGCTCGTCGCGCTCGCACCGAGTCGTCGCCGCCAATCTCGCGCGCGCAGCCGGCTGCAGCGTTCTCGCCGCGGACTACCGGCTCGCGCCGGAACACCCGGGGCCCACCGCGCATGATGATGCACTCTCCGTCTACAAATGGGCGTTGGAGCAGGGCTTCGCGCCATCGGCGATCTGCCTTTCGGGCGACTCTGCGGGCGGCAACCTCACCATATCGACGGCGATGCGTTCTCGCGACGAGGGGCTGCCCAATCCGGGTGCGCTCGTGGTGATGTCACCGGCGCTCGACTTCACCGGCGAGAGCGAGTCGTTCCGCACCATCGCCGACACCCCGCTGCTTACCCCGCAATTGATGGAGCTTTTTAAGCACGCCTATTTCGGCGCCCAGGTGCCGACATCGCCCTATCTCGCGCCGTTGAATGGCGACCTGTCGAAGCTGCCCCCGACCTTGATCCATGTCGGATCATGGGAGCTGCTGCGCGACGATAGTGTGCAACTCGTTGATCGGCTGCATAAGGCGGGTGTTTCCGCCGAGCTGAAGATCTGGGACGGCATGTGCCACTCCTGGCAGCTATTTGCGCCGATGCTTGATGAAGGGATGGCTTCGATCGAAGAAGCAGCAGCCTTCGCGCGCGAGCGCCTGTCGCATTGATCCCTCAAGGTGTCCACTGCAGTTCGCACCTGGCGGAGCATCTGCCTCAAATCGCAACTTGAACCGGATGGCCGTATCGGTGGATCCGCCTGCAAAAGTCAGCGGAATCGATCAAGTCTACAATCATGACGAACAGTGGATCATCCGCAAGATGGCGTACAAAGCGGCTCATGACTACATCGCGAAGTTGGTCGGCGCGATAACGGTCGGCAAGGTCGTGCGCCTGCAGCGGACGAATCCGCTCGACCTCATTGAGGCCGAGCTGCTCGACCGTCTCCGCGAGTATCATGCGGCTCGGACGGCTTAGTGGCCTTATCGCATCTGGCCAAATAGTCGCGCACCGCATCGACACGATAGAGCGGACGGCCGTCGACGTAGCGCCATTTCAGCGGGTGGTTCGGATCCCGCCGCCACTGCTCCAGCGCGCCGGGTGTGCGCCGGATGATCGCGGCTTGCTTCTAGTGCCGTCAAATTGGAGCCGCCTGGCAGCGTATCGATATCGAACGTCGCGGGCGGCGGCCTGCCACGGTTAGCCCTGGTTTTCAATCCCTCCCGTTCTCGGTACAGATCATTCAACTTGGCACGCATGCGCGGCTGCAGGAGTTCGGACGAGGCGGTCGACAGGATCGCGTGCGAGAGCTGGCGAGACAGAGATTATTCTGTGGCCGTGAACGCAGCGCGTCGGTCCCTTACACGGCGGCTTCCGACCGGCCATCTACCATTGAAAGTCAGCTACGTGTTCGAGCGTCCGTTTCGTGGGTTTAGTCCAGGAACGTCGATTTGCTTCAATCGACGATAGAGTACTTCCTAATGTTTACCGAAATCTCGCGCCTTTCGCATGTAATAGCCCTGCTTCTGAACAGCTAATCTGATCTCATGACTGACGCCGATCACCCTTGTCTTCTTTTTTCGCCACTTCGCCAGTGCATCCGTGACAGGCAGCGGAGCTCCCTGGGGAACAACCAGCAGATCATGTTTATCGTTTAGGTATACATCGAACATGTCCGGCCTTTGGCTGAAATCTTGGCTGCGCGAACAAGCGCGTTCATTGGACTTTTCGCTCAACTTGCCAACGACCACGTGTCCCGAGCGATCGAATGCGACAGGATTCGGTTGCGATACGCTCGTAAACGCGAAAGTCCGGCTTTCGCCGGACTTCGCTTGTGACACTATTTTGGCTTATGGTCAGCGTAGACAATCAGACGCCATCGGATCGATCCTTGCGAGGGGGTGTGCGCATGATGTCCTTGCGGCGGCAATACGTGATCTGCTGCAATGCCGATCTCGCGATGACAGCCCATGCACCGGTAAATTCCGGCATGGCGAGCTGCGGCTCCTGGCCCGTAATCCCGATCAAAAGCTTCGCTGGAAGATTGTTGTAGATAGTTCGCGTCTTTGTAAGTAGCCATTTCACTTCTCTTGACCGACTAATCTATGGACCAAATGAAATTCGTTTTCGGCGAGCAAACTCCGTACGAAGCGAACGAACCTGCCGCACCCACCGCGAAGACTGCTTAGATTGCCTCTCCACGGTGCGTGTCGTGTAGTTGCTGCCAACAACACGCGCGCCCCCCGTCCACCGGAACGGCGACTTTAGTCCTATGATTGGGATCGCATCGTGCGTTTTTTGGCCATCCTCTGCAGCATTTATGCGCCACCTCACGTTCGATTGCTCAGACGTTGATGCTCTTGGATCTTCGAGTGCGCGGAAGACAACGGCGGGCAAGCGATTGCCGCCACCCTGCCACAGGTCGTGAGAGCGGGACCGGCGTCCCGACTTCACCGGTCTGGCCAATTTGGCAGCATAGCCGGTCGAGATTGATAGCGGCCGAAATCAGTAACTGAGCGAAAGGAGCTCTTGAGCGGAAAGTAGTTACGGCGATAGAGCGTGATCTGAGGCCGGCAAACTGGACCATTTTTGGCTAGAGTTTTTCGCATCGATTCCCCGGCTGGGAGAAGTGAACAACGAAGAAAGCTTCGAAGTTTTCGGACGCCCAGAACGCGTTCATCCTGAAGCAAGGCCATGACGGGGGTGCAGTGGCGGAGATCTGCCGCAAGGCCGGGATTAGCCAGGCGACCTATTTCAACTGGAAGAAGAAGTATGATGGTCTGCTGCCGACCAAGATGGGGCGGTTGAAACAGCTCGAGGATGAGAGCGCCAAGCTGAAGAAGCTGGTGGCGGATCTCAGCCTCGACAAGGAGATGCTGCCGCCCGAGATCGTCGAAATCTTCCATCCCTATTCCGAGGCTAGATGGGACCGAGGTGCTCGCCTATGACTATGTCGAAGCCTTCGTCGAAAAATTCAGGGCGCGGGCCGAGCACACGCTGCCATGTGATCTCGATGATGTCGTCAATCTGTACCGCAGTGCTCGCTATGGCACTTTCAATGTACCCAGGCGCTGCATGGCGGCGGCTTTCACGGAAGCGTGAATTGCCTCTGGAAATCCCTTTGGCAGCTCGCCTTCGATTTTGGCGAAAGCAACTTCAGCGCTGGCAGCTACCACTTCGATTGAGTCGTGTACCAGCTTTTTCGGTACGCCCGCTGCTTCGCCCGTCTGCACGAAATGCCGGCCCTGCACTTCACCAATTCTGTAGTGGTTGTTTGTCCCCACAGACATTGCGAGCTTCATCTGTTTGCGTTGGATTCGGCCGGTGTCGAGACTAGGTTGTGCCGTGAGCACGTCGTAGAGCGGTGTCAGGTGGTAGCCGCCGCCGGGCGAAAGGAAGATGCTGAAATTCTTCGCATGGCCGTCGGTTGCGCCAATTAGCCAGAAGAAAATTTGCGCCCTGAGCAGCGTCGCCTGATCATCGGCTGGCGTGTCGCTACCTTTGAGCAGATTAAGAAGCTTTACCATACCGGGGCCGCCGTCGCTCTGATATTTGCGCGTGGGTGGGACTGATAGGGCCTGACAGCAATCTTCCTGCGGCAGGCGGAGCGGACGGCCATCTCTCGTCCATCTCCGATCAAAGCGCTCGATTACCAGTGCCGTCGTCTTGCCGAAGGTCGTGATCTCCGCCCTGTTCACTGGAAGACCGAAAGACTCTGCTAACTTGAGACAGTAATATTCATTCTCGACGCTGTTCGAGAGATCGATGCCGTTCGGCAACTCCCCTATCTGCGTCTTGAAAATATGGGTCGTCGGAGTGGTGCCGTGCGGCTTGAGCCAGTTGCTGCCATGCTGCAGGAGCGCCGTCTTCTCCTGCGCGCCTGCCACGGAAACCCGGAAATCATCATCGCGCGTCAGCCCGAGCGGAGCCTGGGCAAGCCCCTTGAGAAGCTTTTCGATCGCCTCGTCGTCGACGATCTCACCGGCGACAGTGTGACCATCGCCATGGCGACCATCATCTTCGTTGTCGCCGACGAATTGCAGAGCGCCGACGCAATCCCTGCCTATGGCCGCGAGCAGGCTGTAGGCGTCAGTCCCGGCGGCACCGACCTTTTGCGCCACACGGCGGCGCAGCGCATCAGAGTCGGGGAGCAGATTATCGAAGACAGCCGTGACGGTTTCACCGCGGAAGGCATCCTCGCGCAGCGGTAGCGAGAGCGAGACGGGCAGGGCATGCTCCCACCCGAGCCAGTCATCCTCGTACCGGAATTCAATAGCGCCAGTTGCCGCCTTACTAAGGCGGCCGACAAGGCGGTCGTTGAGGAGCACACGCAGCGGCGCATGGCGGGGGCGGCGGGCCATCAGAAGACGTCCTCAATGTCCGCGGGGCTGGTTTTGCCGCGGGTCACAATCCTGAATTCAAGGTCGAGAGCGGCGAGCACGGCGAGGATGGTCTCCAGCCTTGCCGCCGGGTTGCCAGTCTCGATCAGGGAGATGGTCTCCTGCCGCACTCCCGCGCGGTCGCCGAGTTGCGTCTGACTGAGGTCGCGCTTTTTGCGGGCGCGGCGTACCAGATTGCCTATCTGCTGTGGTGTCCTTGCTAGGTCGGTCATGTGTTTTCTCCGCCCTCTGTATGCGTTAAATCCGATAAAATCACAATATCGGATTTGACGCATAGAGGCAGATTATGCGCTAGATTACATAAAAATGAATTATCGGAGTTGGCGCATAGGCGACCGACTTCCGCGCGGTCTCGCCGTCGCTTGATAGCTGGCCGCTGGTCTATCACCTTCTCTAAGCGGCGCAGCGTTCCACTACGAAGCGGTTCAGCACTAAAAAGTGCGCATCCGATTGCAACGGGCGCAAAACCTGCCCAAGCCGGGGGATTTCGGATCGAAATATCAACCAGTTTCGGAAGCGGACTATAGCAAGGCCTACTGTCTGCTCAGATCGCAACCTGAAGCGAATGTCGGTATCGGAGGTTGCGCCTCCCCGCAACCAAGATTTGATAGCAGTATCAATGAATTAGCCCGCCTCTGGCGGGCTTTTTCATGCCTTACAAATCATTCCAGTCTGCTCGAAGGAAAACCATTATTTCGCAATGGGTTAGAGAAAACCCGGCTCGGATTCCCAACCGCTCGCAAGAATTCCACGGCACAAAACTGGCACAAAACGGAGCGCCTTGTTCGTGCAAGCTTCCGGTCTGCGGGCAGACGGTCACGAGCGTGGTCCGACGCTCTCAACTGGGGGAATTTCCTGTCGGGCCAAGTGATACCATCACGCAATTCGGGACTGCATCGACCGCATCATGACAAAGCTGTCGCCTCACCAAGAGCTTGAGCGAAAAGTGGAGCGCATCCATCGGCTGCTGGAGGTCGAGGGCTCTACGGTTACGTGGAATGATCGCATACCCGATCCCGACAGTCCCGATCAGCCACGCCAGATCGACGTCACGATCCGCCGCGATGATTGCTTGACCATCGTTGAGTGCCGGCTTCATGCGAAGCGACAGGACGTCAAATGGATCGAGGAACTGATCGGACGCCGGATCAGCCTGAAGGCTGATGCCGTGATCGCCGTCTCGGCATCAGGCTTTACGAAACCCGCGCGAGAGAAGGCTGCCAGTTATGGTATTCATCTGAGGGATTTTGCGACGCTCTCGCCCCAGGAAATCCAAAATTGGGGTCGCAAGCGCACACTGGCCATTGCGTTTTGTGAATTTACGCAGGTGGCCGTGATCTTTCGCATGAAGGAGTCCCTGGATGGTCAAACGCCAAAGCTGACTGACAGCGCGGGTGCTCCCCTAAGTCCACCTCTCTGGTACAAGCTGTTCGAGCAAATCATGCGTCGGCTCGAAGAATCGAAATGGACGGGCGTTCCGGCAACGATCACGATCGAGGTGCGCGCCGAACTCCTGGTAAATAGCAAGCGGCCCGCCTCGATCGCTCTTTCGACCAAAGTGCGACGCATCACCAAATCGATCTCCCTCGCGTCAGTTGTTGAATATGCCGATCCTG
This region of Bradyrhizobium sp. CCGUVB1N3 genomic DNA includes:
- a CDS encoding alpha/beta hydrolase codes for the protein MIRYPNSDGGRLIIYFHGGGFFFGSSRSHRVVAANLARAAGCSVLAADYRLAPEHPGPTAHDDALSVYKWALEQGFAPSAICLSGDSAGGNLTISTAMRSRDEGLPNPGALVVMSPALDFTGESESFRTIADTPLLTPQLMELFKHAYFGAQVPTSPYLAPLNGDLSKLPPTLIHVGSWELLRDDSVQLVDRLHKAGVSAELKIWDGMCHSWQLFAPMLDEGMASIEEAAAFARERLSH
- a CDS encoding restriction endonuclease, which translates into the protein MTKLSPHQELERKVERIHRLLEVEGSTVTWNDRIPDPDSPDQPRQIDVTIRRDDCLTIVECRLHAKRQDVKWIEELIGRRISLKADAVIAVSASGFTKPAREKAASYGIHLRDFATLSPQEIQNWGRKRTLAIAFCEFTQVAVIFRMKESLDGQTPKLTDSAGAPLSPPLWYKLFEQIMRRLEESKWTGVPATITIEVRAELLVNSKRPASIALSTKVRRITKSISLASVVEYADPVKVESHAEIGSFDLGASEFIESGDDVAMTVDLSTITIPENCCFETLTIDAGRVVNMRPNIIGAEHCFKAKIPIQFRYEIERPNHP
- a CDS encoding helix-turn-helix transcriptional regulator, whose protein sequence is MTDLARTPQQIGNLVRRARKKRDLSQTQLGDRAGVRQETISLIETGNPAARLETILAVLAALDLEFRIVTRGKTSPADIEDVF
- a CDS encoding IS3 family transposase (programmed frameshift), which gives rise to MTKRSRRTHSPAFKAKVALAAVKGEKTLAELAQLFDVHPNQITTWKTQLLEGAAGVFGQDNGPAEAPVDLKALHAKIGELALENGFFVRRAHQGGPAERKAMIDRDHDLSVVRQAKVLNLARSTVYYEPRPVSAEDLVLMRRLDELHLDYPFAGARMLRSLLQREGMQIGRRHVATLMKRMGIEAIYRRPNTSKPAPGHKIYPYLLRGLKIERPNQVWAMDISYIPMRRGFVYLAAVVDVFSRRVLVHRVSITMETIFCVEALQEALAKHGRPEIFNTDQGSQFTSLDFTGVLLDANIAISMDGKGAWRDNVFVERLWRTVKYEEVYLRAYDSVLEARASISKYLAFYNRGRPHSSLDERTPDEAYFGAQTMVTAA
- a CDS encoding type II toxin-antitoxin system HipA family toxin — its product is MARRPRHAPLRVLLNDRLVGRLSKAATGAIEFRYEDDWLGWEHALPVSLSLPLREDAFRGETVTAVFDNLLPDSDALRRRVAQKVGAAGTDAYSLLAAIGRDCVGALQFVGDNEDDGRHGDGHTVAGEIVDDEAIEKLLKGLAQAPLGLTRDDDFRVSVAGAQEKTALLQHGSNWLKPHGTTPTTHIFKTQIGELPNGIDLSNSVENEYYCLKLAESFGLPVNRAEITTFGKTTALVIERFDRRWTRDGRPLRLPQEDCCQALSVPPTRKYQSDGGPGMVKLLNLLKGSDTPADDQATLLRAQIFFWLIGATDGHAKNFSIFLSPGGGYHLTPLYDVLTAQPSLDTGRIQRKQMKLAMSVGTNNHYRIGEVQGRHFVQTGEAAGVPKKLVHDSIEVVAASAEVAFAKIEGELPKGFPEAIHASVKAAAMQRLGTLKVP